The Citrus sinensis cultivar Valencia sweet orange chromosome 4, DVS_A1.0, whole genome shotgun sequence DNA segment tttacaATATCTGAATGACCCACATTTCACTGTCCACGCGTCTCTCAACAAATCGTCTAAATCtgatactcaattttataattttatgccTTTTTATCATATCCCATGTTGATTTTATCATTggaatgtatatatatatatattttaatgatttcgATCATGGTGATGATATTCCGGTGTTGTTGAtgttaattgtttttgttaattattatccCAACAATTAGGGCTTCCATTCATTTTGTTAGCATCATAATGTCTATTAGTCCCCTGTTGTGATGCatgatttcataaataaattaacataatgtTTAGATTTAGTATCTCAGAAGTCAGACCCAATAACACGCAAGGTTActgtaaattttgaaattgtaattaaataaatgaatgaatgtTTCCTTTTGActgtttgaaagaaaaaaaaaaaaaaagtacttccCACATTTTGACGCTCAAAACCTTCCTAAAATTcaagatgaaaagaaatataaacaACTAAACTTTATTAAAGCTCTCTTGGACTACTAAATTGACGCGAGGATTTTGTTGTCAAAGATTTCTTGCACATTCGATTGATTGCTAATGACTCTCGGTACAACTGATCTTATAGAACATAATTTAAGGGATACTATTATCTCAAAAACTTTGTAAAGTTTCTATTTTGAAATGACCATTAATTTATCTCTAAGGGTTTGCTCATTAAGTGACAGTACTCATAAGCAATTCTTCATTTAGACCATTCATACAAATCAATGAAATCATAATGCGGAAATAAGATAATATGGTAAATTATGACTGATATACTATAGTTTTGATGATGTCAGATAACGTATAATATGTTAAAAGGACATGTTGAATAATGGGGTCCAGCCATTGGTACCACAGTTTTGTCCTAAATAATGATCAATCAAGTAGTGGTAGACCCATAAACTTAAATTAGGAAATgttagtttaaaaatttttagttcagagtacttattttttaatgttcacAATGAGGTccaacatttaaaataaataatttattattattatttttaaaatttaagataaaataacagaatttgagtttttgagAACCAATATCTAAGTGAGAATCAAATAtctaaagaaataaaattatatgggTATTGAGATTTGAATGAAGtctccaaaataaaaaataaaaaaaaacattcgTATCACTAAACTACAAGCATTTCACtatgtaaaaaatatgttcaaaatttttttatttaattcttctagAACGGGATTggagtatattaaaataataataataataagtgaaAAGATAATTTGAGAAAGAGAGTAATGGCAGAATACAAGACCAGGATAGTTACCGCATTCATGCATGCACGGAGTGTAAAAGATAAGATATTACCAGTTttgtaagaaaaaagaaagagagagagagagagagagtgatgaAGTTGACCAAATATGTACAGTCAGCACAGTCGGCGTGGAGGGGCGAGTCGACTCAGCCCGAGCCAGACATCAAATCCTTGTGTGTCCTGTTCTGACAAGTAAGCCCCATCTGTTTTTTTGGCGTCGAGCAAGAAACGAAGAAAggtccattaaaaaaaaaggggcaaAGCTGTGAAAAGTGTGTTAGGACCAAGTGGTCTCTGCAGCTGTCCCTTtcgttatttttattttttaaatttttcgtTGTGCCCCAACCAATAATGAATTGgattacttttaagttatcTGAATATATCTTACAATCCTCTCACATAAATAATAAGTGAATtcacattatttattattcatataaGAGAGGTGTAAGATACATATAACTTAACATTAGCGAATTATGTATGATATGAATGCTTCTAATGAAAtgaccatttttcttttttttttttaactcttatgAAATGACTTGATTCCAAAGCCCCCACCGGCCACTATCCATAACCATCCATCCATCTCTTCAAAGTATAGTTCCATTGTTATTATAATGCtctaatctctctctctctctctctctccagcCTAGCAGCTCGCACTTGGATTCACTCTCAAATTTCTTCAGGTACacttttcttatatattttttaatttttgaattttggtttCTGGCTTGCTTCCAATTCCACTCAATCAGCTTAACTCACTGACTGTTAAAAAGGATCCCACCTTGGGATTTGCGTGAAGTGGTTTCCTTTTGGCATGAAGTGATTGAAGttaaaagaagaaagtaaTAATGAGAGGTATCGCCCCCGGGAGGCAGCAGGTGAAGCTCAAAAATATCCTCCTAAATTTGGAGAAACAGAGGCCTAAGCGAGCTGCAGTGAATTGGTTTTTTGCGGCTTAGGTTGAAACATCATTTTCTCTGTTAGCCGCTCGCTGCTTTCTCTGTTTGTCTGCACTTCATAAAAGGAAACTAAGTAAGGTGgtcaaaaagataaaaaaaagatccttttttctttcttttcatttccttcccgtttcttttcttagcaaaATGATACCCAAAAATGACCTCGTATGTGCTTGCAACCTGAAGATTTTTGCCGGAAATCCcttccccccccccaaaaaaaaaaaattctacctTCTGTTGGCTGTTGAAACTGTGGAAACGTAGGAAACCCTAAATTGGGAAAagtcattttcttaaaacttAGTCATGTTTGTGTGTTTATATAAAAGTTCATTTCTTATATtgaaaaagtacaaaaattaaaaaatctaaacttGATATGTTGccaattctcttttttttggggggggggggggggggggggggggttgtcTTTAAGGAAGTTGTAGAGCTTAGTCCGGTGATTGATGGTGTCTGTTGATTGGGTATTTAATCTTTTCCTTAATTCATTAAGAAAAGAGGTCGTTGGAATTGGTCATATACCGCAGAgactattttttgttttttttttcaacagtAGCTTTTGTTGATTCCCTGGTTTGATGGGGGCATTTGGGCTTTAGTTTATATTGGAAACAGTTGTTGTGGACCTCATTCAATAGTCTTGAGGTAAGAGAGAATTATTAAGGTTAaagtaaaaatgtaaaatgtgaaaaattcCTATCCAAAACAGTTACAGTTTGTGGGAATTAATAAttggagagagagaagaggaCTTGAATCTCTTGAGTCATTATGTTTTTTTCCCAGAAGTCGAGGATGGTTAATTTAAGATGAAGGTAAGTTTTTGAGGTAATGTTGCACTTACAGTGTAAGTTTTAGGAATTTGACTGGATTTTAGAGTCGAAATCACTGCAGCAGTTGCATGAGACTTGGGGTCAATTACTGTCCTTATAAAACTTGTTGGTGGTGATTAGCAACTACTGTCCTTATAAATCTTCTTTGTCTTAGACACGGTTATTGTTTGGGTTTCTCCAGGTCTGGAATTTACCCAATTAGTTTGATGTTAGCTGaagattttgatttaatttattgagtttTCAGGAATGCAAATTAAGATGTTCAGGAGACTTCCTTGGGCTGAGATGTGTTTCCTTTATGCTGATATCTCTGATGCTTTCTCTGCAGACTTTGTACTCTGGTGTTAGGTAGATTTAAGCTGCTTCTGTCCAGCTGTTTTGTTCAAATTTGGGTAACAAGCAGAGTTCTATTTAAGGGGATCAAAGATTTGCCTCTCGTTTATATAAGTAATCATATGAATCTTAGAAAATATATAGTCTGCCTTTTGTTCATGTGAGATTTGGTGTTGATGTATGCTCTGGGTTATCTGCTGCATAACAGATTCTTGGATTCTTTCCTGATTTCAATCCAAATTTCTTCCTGTCTTTTCCTGACTATTCATGCATGCCCCTGATGTTTTTGATGTGCAGGGTCTGATGCTTCAGTTGCTATTGCCTTTTATGGAGAAGAATCTCTTACCGTGAAGTAAAGCTATGAGTTCAATGATGGAATGGAATGGAAAAACCCCCTTACAGTGGGACTGGGAGAATCTTATCATGTTCAATGCAACGGCTGCTGAAAATCCAAGGAAGACGCGACAAATAGAGTGGGAGATTGATGGAGATGGGGGAATCGACTCTACGTCTTTCTTTTCATCAGGGGGTGGTGATGGCAGTGGTGGTTCCATTTCTGATATGGGACTTGCTTCTTTGTCAAAGAGCTCAAAATCAGCGTCCAATAATTCATCATCAATGGGGGAAAcaaaaacatcaaaatttaGGTTGGAGGCTTCCGATGATGTTCTTGAAGATTTTGACTTAAAGAAAGAATTTGCCAAGGCTGAGCCAACAGGCGGTTCCCCAACACTTGAAGCTTCAGTTGGATCTGGTGAACCATTGCTTGGTTTAAAGCTTGGTAAACGAATGTACTTTGAAGATATTTCTGCTGGAGGCAATGGTAAGAATTCATCTTTTCCTGCAGTTTGTGGATCATATTCTACTTCAGCAAAAAGATCCAGGTCCAACCCCCAGACCACACAGGCCGCACTTTGCCAAGTTGAAGGCTGTGGCCTAGATCTTTCATCAGCTAAAGATTACCATCGCAAACATAGAGTTTGTGAAAATCATTCGAAGAGCCCAAAGGTCATTGTTGGTGGTCTGGAACGTCGGTTCTGTCAACAGTGCAGCAGGTAAAGCTTCTATCCTTTGCAGATTGTTTGATGGATGCCAATAAAACCTGCAAAGGATTTCTTTTTGTGCTTGTTCCGCTGCATGGGAATATCTTGATTAATGCTTTCATCTctctttattcaaaatttgttgTATTAGAAATTGCTTGAAATCCTTCCTATTCATCCTgatgaaatttgatatttgatcTGATTTTCACTTTCACCATGATGTCAAAGGTTCCATGGTCTATCAGAGTTTGATGAAAAGAAGCGGAGCTGTCGTAGGCGTCTTTCTGATCACAATGCTAGGCGCCGAAAATCACAACCAGAAGCAGTCCGATTGAATCCAGCAAGGCTGTCTTCCTCACTCTATGGTACTGGTTTTAAACTCAGATTTCTCATTCCTTTTTGCAGCTATTGTGGAGCTCAACTGCACCaactttttaaatatcaaGCTGCAATCATGATATAGTCTTCTTAATTTCTCACAAACTCTGAAACGAATTGCGCCTACAATAATTTTGCggaaagtttaattttaattttaggtcTCAAGTCAAACTGTTTGGCTAATAGAAGTTTTATATGTCACATTATGTTTTCTGTATTACTACATATTTGCAATTAATAAACCATATAAGGAGACAAATGCAATGTTAATATAGTGATGGGGAATTAAtgactgaaattttttaacaaattatagGTGCTGTATGAttgcaaaaattaaagattcgtaaaatattattgatttttcaagCAATCACAGACAAAATTAtgcatttttttctcatatgaCGTCATCATTAGGAGTCAAATAAATTTGTCCTTTTGTTgagaatttgtttaatatgatttttaaatcaaacatttcaataatttcaaatCATTCAGTTTGAGGTATACGTCACTATTTGAGAGCCAATTACCAAGTCTATTCTGTATACAAGTAAGTTTTTTCTGTAACAAAGTGCCACCACAATTGAGTCCAACAACTATGTGTCAATTTCCACCCAAAATTTTGGTAATGGTATTTCACCATACCGTTGCATGAAGTTTGATATGATCTGAATCTACTTGTTCAGATGGGAAGCAACAGATGACTTTAGTTTGGAATAGTGTCCCATTTGTACACAAAAATCCTACTGAAACTTTCACTTGGGAAGGAACCTGTGTCTCCAAGTCCACTCAAACAAAAGGATATGCATCAAAGTCAGCCAAAGGGGAAGGCACTGATGTGCTTCTGCAATTACATGGCAATCAGCCGCCAAACTCAGTCCCTGCACGTCGTGATGATTCCAATGGGCTCTTGCTATCCAAGGCCAAGGTTACTATGGCTGAGGTTCTTGACCAAGGTTTGTTTTGCTTAAAATAGGAGATCATTgcattcaaattttgatttttaaggCAACTATCCGGCTTATTACAACTATCCTTAGTCTTTGGTCTCCCAACATGGCCTGCATAGTGTTTGATATTCCCATTCATGCTAATGAACCAAAACAAAGGTTTTCATATGCTATATGTTGAAGAGAGAATGAAATTTTGCTGTCACAGCTGAGTGAGTAGTTAGACTTTCTAGGTTAGAATGTTGGCAGACACCATTCATGGGACAGATGATTTAGCTCAACCCAAttgctctttttatttatttttatttgtttttgtttttttttcaaagaataaTGGTTGATTGATTCCAAAATtaccttttattattaattgccATCTGTAAAATTTGCTATGGGCATGTGTAAAGCAAACAGAAGATaacctcctttttttttctttttttcaagttttcttcTTGTACtgtagaaaatgaaaaatccaaCCCCGGACCCACCTATTTATTTAGACCACACTACTCTGCCAATGCAGCTTTTGCTTGCATAATAAAAACCCGGAATTTACTTTGCTGTGAAATTGTAAGTTGCTTTTGCTGGCATAATAAAAACCTAGAATTCGGTTTGCTGTCAAATTTTAAGTTCGTGAGCATTGaatgcaaaattaaattgaaggcCTGTGTGTCTAGAAATTTTGCATGAGTAGGAACAAATAGATTTGAGAAGTAAAATCACCTGCACTATTTCAGTAAAAAGAAGCAATATGCACATTGTTGGTTGATTCCAAAATTACCTTTTACTAGTTATTCTGCCCAGGAAAATCTTTTCTCAATTAGTTCACCTAAATTTAGAAGTAATCAAGAAAATCTAATCTCTTAGGAGAGTAGAGAAGTTGGGGTAAAGAAGGAATTTCCTGTCGTGATTTTGTTCTTTGCTTTGAAAAGCATATGACAAGAGATACTTAAGCTAAGAGACTGGTGGAAAAGGAGTAACAATGAGAACTATAATGTCTATCAGCAGAAGTGCTGGCACTTCTCAGGTGTGGATTAGTGCCATCCTAGGGAAAACTGAAGCAGCTCTAGGTAACTGgtgtaataattttcaagaTATATCAAACTCAAGGAAAGTTTGGTTTTCGGAAGCCATCATGTAGAAACGgttaaaatataagtaaacAAAATTGAGTTGCAGTTGAGCTTTCATGTTAATCACTAGATAAATAGATGCATGAACTTATGTTACGTCTAATTTCGCAGGTCCTGAAGAATCCATGATTTCTTTCGATCTGGGTGCGACACAAGATTGTCATAGTGCTCTCTCTCTTCTGTCAAAAACTTCTTGGGGGATATGTGAGCCAAAAAAGGTTTCGCAGCAGCACCCCACAAGTACAAGTCTTACCAACATACCTCACGCTGTCATGCCTGCAATGGCCCAAGGTTCTCCATTTGCTTCATCAGAATACAGGCAAATTGGAAAACTGTCCACTGAATTCCAAGTGCATGCCTCATCTTTTCACCAAGATGAAGGAAATTATATTCAAGAGATCCAGCTGTACAGGGCACCATATGAGAGCGACTTTTATCCCACTGTGGACTGACTGGTTATGGCCAATCAATCACTTTAGCCTAATAATTTACCTGCTGAGGTGagttattttctatttacaGCTAACCAACTTTACATGTTCTTTGCTTGGTGTCTTTTCATTCAGCTAAAGTTTTTGGTGATTAGTAATTCCTTATAAAGGTGTTTGCTAGAGAGGACCATCTGGAGTCCATTCTTCTGTTGCATAGACTAGACTtcaaattatgtttttttccattttttattagttgCATTGTTAGAATCCTGTGCTTAAAGGTTATAATAATGTCCTGCAAAATTGCAAACGGAGCATGCTAGTCCCTTCTCATGCTGTTCTGTGATTTTGTCCGTAACCTTTACTTGCAATGTCCTCAGTTTCTGACTTTGTTTCATCATCTCCAGGAAGTTTTCTTAGTGCCCACTTTCTGGAACCAACAAGTTCCCAGATATCAGATATCAGTCACGTCAAATTCTACGAGCTGTTTTCTTGTAAACATGCTTCATTACCCATATTATTCCACCAGTCTTAACTTATTCTTAGTAGGTACATGCTATAAACAACAAAGGTTGATGGAGCTTTagtattattacttttatggTAGAAAATCTTATCAGTGTCCTGACTCTGTAGCATCTTATCCAAGACACTAtgaagtatttattttatatctatgATTTTTTCTCTTAAGTACATGAGCTGAATGCTTAGACATCAATCTCTGAGTAAACTTAGACAGGCTACAAAACTGGAAGATGTCAAAACTATATATTCTTCAGTCTTCAAGTCTTAGGATTAGGTTCACTCAGGAGGCAGTAATTCCAATTTGGCAGTGCCATCAAAGGCTATCTGCTAGCCCATCTTCTCCCACTTAAAAACTTTGGAGTTTGTCTCTCTCTTTCATGATGGCATTATCTTGTTTGTACTATTCAAGAAAAATGTGACCTTGCTTGTATTAGCATTTGACACTACCCTGTGAAAGGTGTACTTGCTTGCATTCCACGTTTCCAAATTTTAATGCCATCAAGTGGATTAGTATGCTGTTCGTGTTTTCTGTGTTTTTGGATAATTGGGGAGGCTCAACGGAAAATTCATCCAGAGTAGCTTTTCACGAGGCGGTGACTGCACAACGTTACGTCTAGAACCTGGATAACAATTTCTCATTATAGGACGTTTCCTCGAGGCAGTTACTTTACTCCAGATTTCGTTGTGAGTGCATAATCCAACGTCTCGTGGCGCtcttatcatttaaaaaatgcagCAGCAATATGATATCTCAAGTCCTTAgtattgagaaataatattAAGATACAAAAACCTTTTAAAACCGCCACTTCTACGTggggaggaaaaaaattatacaggCACGcgtatttatataaaatactaaaataaaaattaataataatatgtaataaatataattttaaagaataattttgataaaaataataaacatataaattgTTTCTCACTAGGCAATTGTGATTATCAAATCAAAACTTGCCGTTATATTTACAATACTTTTAGTGCTTAAAACCTCAGTACTTTAGTGCTTAATACAGAATTTGCAATTCAGATGCTATTTGGAGGGCAATGCATACTTGTTTCACCATCTCCTGTTAATACAtcactattaaaataatattttttttttaaatctaaaataatattaaattgtcgcataaaaatctttacaaaatttaaaattccaGTCCCATTCCGAGGTTGAAAATTGCTTGCCCTTTCCGATTGTTACCAAGCAATGGATAATTCTTATCTGAACTCAATCTAAGATCAGTTTCAGAATAGAATcatgaaatgaattttaattgctCTTTAAATTCAACTCTCAGTTTAAACTGCTATAGGTATTGGCTACTAATCTGACTCTTTTGAGTCCAAATACTTCATCATGGTTCCAAACATGTCCTACCAATGTTCCTCAGTGCGCTCAAACAAACACTTCTTCCATCGTGTACATAAGATCTCTTGATCTTACTTGCAACCGTATCTTGCAGCTTATAACCAACTTTGATTGTCATAtacacatttaaaatttacagtgACAGCAAATTGaatccaaaatataaatatttcgGACTTTCAAGTCAACTACTGCTAATGTTTTTCTGCTTATATTGCCCATTACTCTTTGATAAAACTGTGTTATCAGCAGTATctgaaaaaatgtaaaatttaacaaaatcacCTGCCTGCAGCTGTGCCTAAATCCTGGGCACCACTGGCTGGGTGTGCAGATGGATCCACCATGCACGGAGCCAGTTTCCAGGATTTACACATATCCAAACTAGTGAACATACCTAACAACAAATTTTAAGGACAAATCACAGCACCGCGGACCAGTGTGCTTCTAATTATTTATCTACCTTCAACCTCTTGAGCATTCGTCAAATAAATCTCATATCATCCTCCCTGCCACACAACAAATGCAAAAACTCCTCCCCACCAAACATCAAATGCAAAAACTCACTACCAACAGctaaaaatggagaaaaataaagggataataatgataaatgaaGTTACATTTAAACATGGCCTTTAATGCATGGCTCTATGCTATCGGTATTTCACTCTAAACAAAGCATGCAAGGGACTAACAGCTGAATCTTCATTGGATCAGATTTAACAATCGACAAACAAATCCTTAACTTTACCATGCCACTAATAACTTTGCAAAGCAACAAAACCAGATCCTTGCAAGAAGCCCACCATGTCATGGTCAAacaatgagaaagaaaatagtcTTGCCATGGTTCTAAAGCAACTGACCAGTTATCAGACGCATTTTCCAGCCcccattttataaataacatgCGACCTATGGTGTGCAAGTTGGGAACTccaaaatatgaaagaagCATCTCTATGACGATGATGCTTCAATGCTATGTAGACAATTCAAAACCAAATGAAAACCAGAGTGGTTCAGAAGCCACTAACATATCTAAAGTTTAAAGGTAACAAACTAGAACAGATGAGTTGATTTCCAAAAGTACAAAGCCTAACTAATAGAAATCAGAACCAACCTGTAGAATCTTGCCAGAACAAGCTGGCTGACACTTTATGTATCAAAGGATCCATAAAGACCACAAATACCATCAAATTTAATACAACAAGTTGACACGAATCATGAGAAGGTAGAGTAACTCGACAACCGCTGCAACATGAGGACGACAAGACTGACTTTCAGACACCCATATTGAGCAATGCTGGAAGAAAACCCTGGACCTTCTCAACCCTCAAACATGTCCTAGTACTCACTGGAACAGTAGACAATTGTAAATCAATGGatgaaaaggagaaaaacaaaagacaatTAACAAGATGCTTTGCAAGATCTAATCAACATGAGGATAAGAGAAATTGCGGGGGTAGAGAGAAGAGGGGGAGGGAAAGTGATGTTTTGCAGTGATACCATAGATTGTTTGTGAAGTTTATTtctaattgagtttttaacGTGCACAAATATGATTGataaaaacaacaatttcGAACAACAAGCTGGAgcacaaaagaaatgaatcACACAACAGACCTGCTCATTTTCTTCTGTAGTTGGTGAGAGAGACTTCTTTGACTCAGCAGGTTTATCAGCTCCACAATTCTGTCTGTTGCATTTGGTCCTAAATGGGTAGTTTATGTTGTTACATTTCTCACACTTCCAGCTACCCTCGGGCATCTTTTGTTCTGAGAGGGATAGAACATATAAGTATCCACTTATCAAATGACCATAACCATGTTTGCAGATTTAAGAGGACTTACTTGAATTTTTGTCAGATTTCGCCGCCTGCATTTGCAGGAAAATAAAGTAAGTAATACTAAAGACTAGATGATTTTAAAAACATGCTTAACTACCCCCCCCCAACaacaaccccccccccccacaaaaaaaaaaaaaagaaacgaaACGATGATGCaaagattaattaaacaaataagtcTTAGTGAAACACAATAGAGTGCACTAACACttacatttgaaaaattagtttgagcataatttaaaggaaaaaattcaGTTTCAGAACAGAGAAAGAGGAACAAACCTGGGATCCAGGCTTTGGCGTATTACATTTCCTCATGTTACAAACAGTCCTAAAAGAAAAGTTGATATTTCCACATTTTGGGCATGTCCAGTCATTATCACGTGTTGCATCTGGCAGATCAGAAGAATGGAAACATCAAAGTTGGTAAACAAACAAAGTTGCCATAGGGCAATGCAATTGATGGTTGTTTTTTAAGTGGCAGAAATATTCCAGACCTGCACCCTTTCTCTGAGATTTGTCATCTGGGAAAAATCCAGGTCTTGGACCCTGTGCAGGAAAGTGCACTCATAAATTTTACCTCAGATATGAAAGAGGGAACTCTAACCAAAGCTGAATATAAGAAAGGAATATTTCCTATAGAAAGCGAGAATAATCAATTCCCAAATGTAATTACTGCTTTGCTAGCTTCCAGATGAATGTCCATGCAAGCAAATACACAAGACCAGGAAAGATAGACTGAGAGGACAGGatatatattgattagagACATATTTacttcatttaatttgaattaacaGAAATACACCAGATTTATCAACTGCAAAAGCGTAAAACACTACCATAAGAAACTcagaaattaatattgtatcaTATGAGAGAAACAAACATGAATCCTGCACATTGGTCTAATTTTCAAATGATAACAATAAGATCAAATCATCATAATATGAGGCAAGATCTTAAAGTACCATAGCAGCAGGGCCCATTGGCAGACCTAAGCCATATCGGTCCATCAAGGGAGGTGGCATGCCATAAATTCCACctgcaagaaaatgaaaaagtga contains these protein-coding regions:
- the LOC102611597 gene encoding squamosa promoter-binding-like protein 2 isoform X1, producing the protein MSSMMEWNGKTPLQWDWENLIMFNATAAENPRKTRQIEWEIDGDGGIDSTSFFSSGGGDGSGGSISDMGLASLSKSSKSASNNSSSMGETKTSKFRLEASDDVLEDFDLKKEFAKAEPTGGSPTLEASVGSGEPLLGLKLGKRMYFEDISAGGNGKNSSFPAVCGSYSTSAKRSRSNPQTTQAALCQVEGCGLDLSSAKDYHRKHRVCENHSKSPKVIVGGLERRFCQQCSRFHGLSEFDEKKRSCRRRLSDHNARRRKSQPEAVRLNPARLSSSLYDGKQQMTLVWNSVPFVHKNPTETFTWEGTCVSKSTQTKGYASKSAKGEGTDVLLQLHGNQPPNSVPARRDDSNGLLLSKAKVTMAEVLDQGPEESMISFDLGATQDCHSALSLLSKTSWGICEPKKVSQQHPTSTSLTNIPHAVMPAMAQGSPFASSEYRQIGKLSTEFQVHASSFHQDEGNYIQEIQLYRAPYESDFYPTVD
- the LOC102611597 gene encoding squamosa promoter-binding-like protein 2 isoform X3 — protein: MSSMMEWNGKTPLQWDWENLIMFNATAAENPRKTRQIEWEIDGDGGIDSTSFFSSGGGDGSGGSISDMGLASLSKSSKSASNNSSSMGETKTSKFRLEASDDVLEDFDLKKEFAKAEPTGGSPTLEASVGSGEPLLGLKLGKRMYFEDISAGGNGKNSSFPAVCGSYSTSAKRSRSNPQTTQAALCQVEGCGLDLSSAKDYHRKHRVCENHSKSPKVIVGGLERRFCQQCSRFHGLSEFDEKKRSCRRRLSDHNARRRKSQPEAVRLNPARLSSSLYGPEESMISFDLGATQDCHSALSLLSKTSWGICEPKKVSQQHPTSTSLTNIPHAVMPAMAQGSPFASSEYRQIGKLSTEFQVHASSFHQDEGNYIQEIQLYRAPYESDFYPTVD
- the LOC102611103 gene encoding ranBP2-type zinc finger protein At1g67325 isoform X1, with the translated sequence MSQVDNRNSSAAKRARTDGSRREDDWTCPSCGNVNFSFRMTCNMRNCTQPRPADHNSKPAAKPLQAPQNYSSSAPYVGSGAPSSMYLGMPPYGSSLFNGSSIPPYDVPFSGGSAYHYNYGSRLSAGSPYRPLHMSGPPPYSGGSMMGNGGIYGMPPPLMDRYGLGLPMGPAAMGPRPGFFPDDKSQRKGADATRDNDWTCPKCGNINFSFRTVCNMRKCNTPKPGSQAAKSDKNSKQKMPEGSWKCEKCNNINYPFRTKCNRQNCGADKPAESKKSLSPTTEENEQVCCVIHFFCAPACCSKLLFLSIIFVHVKNSIRNKLHKQSMVSLQNITFPPPLLSTPAISLILMLIRSCKASC
- the LOC102611597 gene encoding squamosa promoter-binding-like protein 2 isoform X2, translating into MSSMMEWNGKTPLQWDWENLIMFNATAAENPRKTRQIEWEIDGDGGIDSTSFFSSGGGDGSGGSISDMGLASLSKSSKSASNNSSSMGETKTSKFRLEASDDVLEDFDLKKEFAKAEPTGGSPTLEASVGSVCGSYSTSAKRSRSNPQTTQAALCQVEGCGLDLSSAKDYHRKHRVCENHSKSPKVIVGGLERRFCQQCSRFHGLSEFDEKKRSCRRRLSDHNARRRKSQPEAVRLNPARLSSSLYDGKQQMTLVWNSVPFVHKNPTETFTWEGTCVSKSTQTKGYASKSAKGEGTDVLLQLHGNQPPNSVPARRDDSNGLLLSKAKVTMAEVLDQGPEESMISFDLGATQDCHSALSLLSKTSWGICEPKKVSQQHPTSTSLTNIPHAVMPAMAQGSPFASSEYRQIGKLSTEFQVHASSFHQDEGNYIQEIQLYRAPYESDFYPTVD